DNA sequence from the Lysinibacillus sp. OF-1 genome:
TTGCGATTTCTTCACGTAAAATGAAATCTGCTTCGCGAACGATTTCTAATTTTTCTTCTGTAACTTCACCAAGTACACGAATACCTAATCCAGGACCTGGGAATGGTTGACGCCAAACGATTTTTTCATCAAGACCAAGTTCTAAACCTAGCGCACGAACTTCATCTTTAAATAACGTTTTCAGTGGCTCGATTAATTGGAATTGCATATCTTCTGGAAGACCACCAACATTATGGTGTGATTTGATTGTTTGCGCCGTTGAAGTACCAGATTCAATGATATCTGTGTATAGAGTACCTTGTGCTAAGAAATCCATACCTTCAAGCTTCGATGCCTCTTCATCAAATACGTAAATAAATTCATTACCGATAATTTTACGTTTTTTCTCCGGATCTGATACACCTGCAAGTTTGTCCATGAAACGTTTGCGAGCATCAATTTTAATAAGATTCATATCAAAGTCTTCTGTGAATGTTTTCATTACTTGTTCAACTTCACCTTTACGGTTTAAGTTGTGGTCTACGAACATACAAGTTAATTGATCGCCGATTGCTTTATGAATTAAAACTGCTACAACTGATGAATCTACACCGCCAGAAAGAGCACATAATACTTTTTTATCGCCAACTATTTCACGAATTTTTGCGATTTCAAGCTCAATGAAGTTAGCCATTGACCAGTCGCCTTTTGCCTCACAAATATCGAATACGAATTGACGTAGTAAGTCATTACCATAAACAGAGTGACGTACTTCTGGATGGAATTGTACAGCATATAATTTGCGTTCTACATCTGCCATTGCAGCAATCGGACAAGATGCACTTGTAGCAATTACTTCAAATCCAGCTGGAACTTCTGTTACATGGTCACCATGGCTCATCCACACGATTTGCTCAGTTGGTAAGTCTCCAAATAACTTATTTGAAGTAGTGACTTTGATTTCCGCTTTACCATATTCACGCGTTTCAGCACCTTCAACTTTACCGCCATTTGTATGTGCCATTAATTGCATCCCATAGCAAATACCTAATATTGGTAAACCTAATTCAAAAATAGCTGGATCCACATGGAAGGCATTTT
Encoded proteins:
- the guaA gene encoding glutamine-hydrolyzing GMP synthase; the encoded protein is MTASPLLKEQEKIVVLDFGSQFNQLITRRIREFGVFSELHPHTVTAEEIKDMNATGIIFSGGPNSVYDENAFHVDPAIFELGLPILGICYGMQLMAHTNGGKVEGAETREYGKAEIKVTTSNKLFGDLPTEQIVWMSHGDHVTEVPAGFEVIATSASCPIAAMADVERKLYAVQFHPEVRHSVYGNDLLRQFVFDICEAKGDWSMANFIELEIAKIREIVGDKKVLCALSGGVDSSVVAVLIHKAIGDQLTCMFVDHNLNRKGEVEQVMKTFTEDFDMNLIKIDARKRFMDKLAGVSDPEKKRKIIGNEFIYVFDEEASKLEGMDFLAQGTLYTDIIESGTSTAQTIKSHHNVGGLPEDMQFQLIEPLKTLFKDEVRALGLELGLDEKIVWRQPFPGPGLGIRVLGEVTEEKLEIVREADFILREEIANAGLDRDIWQYFTVLPDIRSVGVMGDARTYDYAIGIRAVTSIDGMTSDWARIPWDVLEKISVRMVNEVKHVNRVLYDITSKPPATIEWE